Part of the Paenarthrobacter sp. JL.01a genome is shown below.
ACCGAAGCAATCTTCGAAGGTCTTCATCATGTCCGGCTGGCGTCGCAGGCCTTCCAAGGCATCCCCCGCCATCTCGGCTGTGACAGCGACAAACTGGGGAACCCGGTGATGGTTATCCTCTGCCCGGAGTGGAATCTTGATGTACCGGCCGATTTGAACCGTGGCAAGGTACGTTGCCATGGGCTCAACCTGCTCGTAGACCCAGGTTTCACGGCTGGACTTGCGGCTGTGGGAGACGAGCTTGCCGTTGCAGACCGGCCGGTAGTTATCGTCGGTAGTTACGGAGATGAGGAAGGTGGACTTGTAACGTGGGTGGTCATTGCAGGGAAACCAGGATGCCGCGCCGTTCGGCTGGCCGGCGACCAGCACGCCGTCGTTCAGTTCTTCCCAGCCAACATCTCCCCACAGCCCGCGGCGCGGTTGCGGATTTCCCTCATAGCGGATCTCCAGCGTGAACTGTTGTCCGGGTTTGATCGAGGACGTCGGGGTGAGTACCAAATGCTCGGCCCTGTGGCTGAATTTCTGCAGTTTCCTGCCGTCCAGCTGGATCTTGGATGCCCGCAATCCCACGAGGTCCAGGACCACCTGGTTGGTCGCCTCAAGAGCCGTGCAGTGCAGGACAGCCCTGCCGATCAGCTTGTTGCTGCCAAGCCTGACGTCGAGGTCCAGCTCATACCGGTCCACCCGGTAGCCCGTGCTGCCGTGATCCAGGGTGTAGGGGTCGGTACTGGGGGTGCTGGTGGGTGCAGTCATTAGCTCCCAATCTACTTGAGGCGGGGTGCTTCTGCTGTCGGACCCACCCAAGGGCTCACCGGGTTGCCCATCCAGTACGTCCCCGCCGGGACGGTCTCGCCGCGCATCACCAACGACGCCGGTCCAACAGTTCCGCCGTCGCCGATGCTGGCGGCAGGAAGGATGACGCCGTGCGGGCCCATCGTTGCCCCGTTGCCTAGCGTCACCGTGTCCAGGCTCATGACGCGGTCGTGGAACAGGTGGGTTTGGACGACACAACCCCGGTTGACGGTGGAGTTCTCGCCGAGCGTTACGAGGTCGGCTTCGGGGAGCCAGTAGCTCTCGCACCAGGTCCCGCGTCCAATCTTGGCGCCGAGCCCCCGCAGCCACCACACCAAGGCTGGTGTCCCGGCGGCAGAGCGGGCAAACCACGGCGCACTGACCATTTCGATGAAGGTGTCCACCACCTCGTTGCGCCAGATGAAGGAGCTCCACAAGGGGTGTTCGCCGGATCGAATGGTTCCCACCAACACCCACTTGGCCACCACCGAACTCAGTGCTGCCACGCCGCCTGCGGCCAGCATCACCACGCCGCCCAGGAGGGCAGCGATCCAATAACCCCATCCACGTGCGATCCAGTCCAGGACCACCATCACAGCCACCGCAATGGCCACCGTAAGGATGACCGGTACCAAACGGCAAAGCTCCCAGAGCGCACGGGCCAGCTTCAGTTTCAAGGGCGGCTGGAAAGTGCGGCTCTGGTCGGCGTCGACGGCGGTGCGGCGCAGACGGACCGGTGGACTGCCCAGCCAGGACGTTCCGGACTTTGCCTTGGCTGGCGTGGCAGAGAGCACCGCCACGAGGGAATTCTTTGGAACGTTGCGGCCTGCGGCTGTCATGCCGGAGTTCCCCAGGAACGAGCGCTTACCGATCTTGGCAGGTGCGATCTTCATCCAGCCGCCGCCGAGTTCGTATGAGGCCACCATGGTGTCGTCGGCAAGGAAGGCACCTTCTCCAATGGTGGTCATCCGGGGGACCAGGAGAACGGTTGAGGCCTCGACGTTCTTGCCCACTTTGGCACCCAGCAGACGGAGCCAAACCGGCGTGAACAGGCTGGCGTAGATCGGAAACAGGAGGTCACGTGCCATGTCCAGCAACCGCTCGGTAGCCCATACCTGCCAGCCGACCCTGCTGCGGACCCGGTAGTAGCCCTCCTTCAGGCCCAAGCCCAGGAGCCGCGCCACAAGAAGGACCAGCAGGAGGTTGCCCAGGAACCAGGCCAGTGCCGCCAAAGGCACGGACAGGGCAATCTGCGGGACTGCAGTTTCCAGGGAATCATGCCCCCGGATGAAAGCCAGGATCACCAGGGCGCCTGCGAAGGCTGAGACATAGGGGATCAGGGACAGCATGGCCGAGGCAGCCGCAAAAGCGAACAGCCACAATCGATCGACTGCGGAACGGCGCGCCGGGGTCCCGGGCCAGTCGTGCTTCGCCTTGCCCCTCCTTTGGGCAGGTGAACCCGCTACCAAATGTCCCGCTTTGACCTTGCCGAAAACAGCGGAGCCGGGCTCTACGTGGGCCCCGGCGCCGATGGTTGCCCCGGGCATGAGCGTGCTTCGCGATCCCACCACCGCGCCCGCTCCCACGTGGACATGGCCGATATGGACCCAATCGCCGTCCACCCACCAGCCGGAAAGGTCCACTTCCGGCTCAATGTTGGCCCCGTTTCCCAAGGACAGGAGGCCGGTGACGGGCGGCAAGGAGTGCAGGTGCACATCCTTTCCGATCCGTGCGCCGAGTGCCCGGGCGTAGTAGGGGACGAACGGGGCGCTGGCCAGGCCAATGGCACCTGAAAGATCCTGGATCTGTTCGGCAAGCCACAGCCGAAGGTGGGTCTTGCCGGAACGGGGGTAGGTTCCCGGCTGGATTCTTCCGAGCAGGATCCGGGCTGCCAGCACGGAGATTGCCA
Proteins encoded:
- a CDS encoding M1 family metallopeptidase, translated to MTAPTSTPSTDPYTLDHGSTGYRVDRYELDLDVRLGSNKLIGRAVLHCTALEATNQVVLDLVGLRASKIQLDGRKLQKFSHRAEHLVLTPTSSIKPGQQFTLEIRYEGNPQPRRGLWGDVGWEELNDGVLVAGQPNGAASWFPCNDHPRYKSTFLISVTTDDNYRPVCNGKLVSHSRKSSRETWVYEQVEPMATYLATVQIGRYIKIPLRAEDNHHRVPQFVAVTAEMAGDALEGLRRQPDMMKTFEDCFGPYPFTDYTSVVTEDELEIPLEAQTVSIFGRNHMKEAWESQRLIAHELSHQWFGNSLTASNWKDIWLHEGFACYAEWLWSEESGTMTVAARATAAWKKLDAGAQDLLVGDPGPELMFDDRVYKRGALAVHALRMAAGDEAFFAFLQHWTAGNRHGSVSTESFIAAADAFIPGLDAAGILNPWLYEGPLPAMPPSNR